In Terriglobales bacterium, a single window of DNA contains:
- a CDS encoding tetratricopeptide repeat protein, whose product MTCSSCSSSLNLVLGQPPSKAQTFDSFDAPTMAPSSRLSSSAIPSGTGRFSAAAAAPSTAPAPPPDFGPRYRVEGKLGEGGMGSVYKAYDLELDRMVALKVIRPELMANVEILQRFKQELLLASRISHKHVLRIHDLGEGAGVKFISMAFIQGRNLAEVIQEQKLLPLERAVEIGKQICQALAAAHHEGVVHRDLKPQNILLDESGCVYVSDFGLAKSLEADALAATAMTSAGQVLGTPRYMSPEQVECGQIDGRTDIYSFGLMLYEMVTGDLPFQGNSLQLMLGRVQSMPRNPTLLNAKLPPYLAGVIMRCLEKDLTRRYQSFSDVLTDLESHRFTPAGKQAAPRVSRRTVALTVAAVILLALVPVVRHYLPIIRGMRVQLGSMQQPVPEKHLAILPFKVVGDDEKLSEIAIGLNDSLYAKFFGLNEVQIASPTAVQKIAAGAPLQKAAHELGANLLISGSVQGQGDRLQIIVNLDTDKGQRLLTQSFEGVTQDLFTLEDQIYSKLVNTLTSKPSNESLARVTLHQTENFAAYGLYLKGRNAMRDQLNVDSVKKAISFYEQAVKIDSNFAMAYAGIADADLRMYVSTKESDWAFRAVSAAENAQSLNENLPEAYFALGSAYLATGKTAEAISMLKRAIELAPNSDEGYRRLGDAFRSTKNQQEALAAYNRAIQLNPYYWFNYNALGGAALRFNRNEEAIRAFQKVIELEPDNPSGYRNLSVAYFNLGQFEKCIPVLQKSLELDQSAIGYTNLGTVYFYLKRYVDAVPMFEKAASLNPNSVENLGNLADAYRWANRPQQANATYQRAITAALKALTVNSRDANRMGQIAEYYAKKGDDAHALTFVRRARAIDPKDVTLMYVQAVVDTIGGRQQDALRNLEDALRKGYSLQDVRNDPELAKVQALPEFAKFAKSLPPETQ is encoded by the coding sequence ATGACGTGCAGCTCCTGCTCGTCGTCGCTGAATCTCGTCCTGGGACAGCCTCCTTCCAAAGCCCAGACATTCGACAGCTTCGACGCACCAACGATGGCGCCATCAAGCCGCTTGAGCTCTTCTGCTATCCCATCCGGCACTGGGCGGTTTTCTGCGGCAGCGGCGGCCCCGAGCACGGCGCCTGCACCACCACCCGATTTCGGCCCGCGCTATCGCGTGGAAGGCAAACTGGGCGAAGGAGGCATGGGTAGCGTCTACAAGGCCTACGATCTGGAGCTTGATCGCATGGTCGCGTTGAAAGTGATCCGCCCGGAGCTAATGGCGAACGTGGAGATCCTGCAGCGCTTTAAGCAGGAACTACTGCTAGCCAGCCGCATCTCGCATAAGCATGTCCTCCGCATCCACGATCTTGGCGAAGGCGCCGGAGTCAAGTTCATCTCCATGGCTTTCATCCAGGGACGGAACTTGGCGGAGGTCATCCAGGAGCAGAAGCTTCTCCCGCTGGAGCGCGCGGTGGAAATCGGCAAGCAGATTTGTCAGGCTCTTGCAGCCGCACACCACGAAGGCGTTGTCCACCGCGACCTGAAGCCGCAGAACATTCTGCTGGACGAGTCAGGATGCGTTTACGTCTCCGACTTCGGTTTGGCGAAGTCGCTCGAAGCTGACGCACTGGCCGCTACAGCCATGACCTCAGCCGGCCAGGTCCTGGGCACGCCGCGCTACATGTCGCCGGAGCAGGTTGAGTGCGGTCAAATCGACGGACGCACCGACATCTACTCCTTCGGCCTGATGCTCTACGAGATGGTCACTGGCGACCTTCCCTTTCAGGGAAATTCGCTCCAGCTCATGCTCGGACGCGTGCAGTCGATGCCGCGCAATCCCACGCTCCTGAACGCGAAGCTGCCGCCGTATCTTGCCGGCGTCATCATGCGTTGCCTCGAGAAGGATCTCACGCGACGCTACCAGAGCTTTTCGGATGTTCTCACCGACCTTGAATCACACAGATTCACGCCCGCCGGGAAACAGGCGGCGCCTCGCGTCTCCCGAAGAACGGTTGCCTTGACAGTCGCGGCGGTAATTCTTCTCGCCCTGGTGCCGGTGGTTCGCCACTATCTGCCGATTATTCGAGGAATGCGCGTTCAGCTTGGAAGCATGCAGCAGCCAGTGCCAGAGAAGCACCTGGCGATTCTTCCCTTCAAAGTGGTTGGTGACGATGAGAAGCTGAGCGAAATCGCCATCGGCCTCAACGACTCGCTGTATGCCAAGTTCTTCGGGTTGAACGAGGTTCAGATTGCATCGCCAACGGCAGTGCAAAAGATTGCGGCTGGCGCGCCGCTGCAAAAAGCTGCGCACGAACTGGGTGCGAACCTCTTGATCAGCGGATCCGTGCAGGGTCAGGGCGATCGCCTCCAGATCATCGTGAACCTCGACACCGACAAAGGCCAGCGCCTTCTTACGCAAAGCTTCGAAGGCGTCACCCAGGACCTGTTCACACTGGAAGATCAGATCTATTCCAAATTGGTAAACACCCTCACGAGCAAACCCTCGAATGAAAGTCTGGCGCGCGTGACGCTGCACCAGACCGAGAATTTCGCTGCATACGGCCTGTACTTGAAAGGCCGCAATGCCATGCGCGATCAATTAAATGTCGACAGCGTCAAGAAGGCCATCTCCTTCTATGAACAGGCAGTAAAGATCGACTCCAACTTCGCAATGGCTTACGCCGGCATCGCCGACGCCGATCTGCGAATGTATGTCAGCACAAAAGAGAGCGATTGGGCCTTTCGCGCGGTTAGCGCTGCGGAAAACGCGCAGAGTCTGAATGAAAATCTTCCTGAAGCCTATTTCGCCCTCGGCAGCGCTTATCTTGCCACGGGAAAAACGGCAGAGGCCATATCGATGCTGAAGCGTGCTATCGAGCTGGCGCCCAACTCCGACGAAGGGTACCGCAGGCTGGGCGACGCCTTCCGGTCGACGAAGAATCAGCAGGAGGCTCTGGCCGCTTACAACCGCGCAATTCAGCTCAATCCGTACTACTGGTTCAATTACAACGCGCTAGGCGGCGCAGCGTTGCGGTTCAATCGAAATGAGGAGGCAATTCGCGCATTTCAGAAGGTCATCGAACTGGAGCCCGACAATCCTTCCGGATATCGAAACCTGAGCGTGGCCTACTTCAATTTAGGACAGTTTGAAAAGTGCATTCCGGTTTTGCAAAAGTCGTTGGAATTGGATCAGTCCGCGATTGGCTATACCAATTTGGGAACTGTGTATTTCTACCTCAAGCGGTATGTCGACGCAGTGCCGATGTTCGAAAAAGCGGCGAGCTTGAACCCAAATTCCGTCGAGAATCTGGGCAATCTCGCTGATGCTTACCGCTGGGCGAACCGGCCGCAACAGGCCAATGCCACCTATCAACGCGCGATCACTGCTGCGCTAAAGGCTCTCACGGTCAACTCTCGGGACGCGAATCGAATGGGGCAGATCGCCGAGTACTACGCCAAGAAAGGCGACGACGCTCATGCTCTCACGTTTGTGCGGCGCGCACGTGCAATCGATCCCAAGGACGTCACATTAATGTACGTTCAGGCGGTAGTCGATACCATTGGCGGCCGCCAGCAGGACGCGTTGCGCAATTTGGAAGACGCCTTGCGCAAAGGATATTCATTGCAGGATGTACGCAATGATCCGGAACTCGCCAAGGTGCAGGCCCTTCCCGAATTTGCAAAGTTCGCTAAGTCGTTGCCTCCCGAAACGCAGTAG
- a CDS encoding esterase: protein MAFMRATRVLIFILLIGCTLIWIGAAPQIPNQHSSSSLRFEITFPASLSNNPLDGHIMLGIAKNEKPEPRYELKEEEAESAQFFGVDVDALAPGTPAAIDGATLGYPILSLDQLPAGDYYVQAVLNIYDTFRRSDGHTLKLPPDMGEGQQWYEKPGNLMSKPQRIHVDPARGGTIRIELTERIPAVEAPADTKYVKHFRIQSKLLSDFWGRPMHLGAIVVLPEGFDEHPNAHYPLLIDQGHFPSDFGGFRTDPPPPDLKGGARRRAEYQYKLYQDWTSGRLPKMLLLQIQHANPYYDDSYAVNSANVGPYGDAIVKELIPEVERRFRGVGQPWARALTGGSTGGWEAIADQVFYPDQFNGTWCFCPDPIDFRAYQIVNIYEDKNAFWEEGAFGRVPRAEMRRPDGSLEAVMEPAVRREEVMGTHGRSTEQFGIWQAVFSPVGADGYPKPIWDPRTGVIDPAVANYWKEHYDLNHIMQRDWATLGPKLTGKLHITVGDMDTWYLNNAVHLFQDFIDSPKNPYRAATFEYGYRQPHCYAGGGNISSGESIATMYQRIMPQVAQRMKETAPKGADLSWEY, encoded by the coding sequence ATGGCCTTCATGCGCGCAACCCGCGTGCTCATTTTCATTCTCCTCATCGGGTGCACCTTAATCTGGATCGGCGCTGCACCGCAAATTCCGAATCAACATTCTTCTTCATCCTTGCGCTTTGAAATCACCTTTCCTGCTTCGCTCAGCAACAACCCGCTGGATGGCCACATCATGCTGGGCATCGCGAAGAATGAAAAGCCCGAGCCGCGCTATGAACTGAAAGAGGAGGAAGCTGAGAGCGCGCAATTCTTTGGCGTCGATGTCGACGCGCTTGCGCCTGGCACTCCGGCTGCTATCGATGGCGCGACCCTCGGCTACCCAATCTTGAGTCTCGATCAGCTTCCCGCAGGCGACTATTACGTTCAGGCTGTGCTCAACATCTACGACACTTTTCGCCGATCCGATGGACACACTCTCAAGCTCCCTCCCGATATGGGAGAAGGCCAGCAGTGGTACGAGAAGCCCGGCAATCTGATGAGCAAGCCGCAGCGCATCCATGTCGATCCCGCGCGCGGCGGCACCATTCGCATTGAACTCACGGAGAGAATTCCAGCGGTTGAAGCGCCTGCAGACACGAAGTACGTCAAGCACTTCCGCATTCAAAGCAAGCTGCTCAGCGACTTCTGGGGACGCCCGATGCATCTCGGCGCTATCGTCGTTCTGCCGGAAGGTTTCGACGAGCACCCCAATGCGCATTATCCCTTGCTCATCGATCAAGGGCATTTCCCGTCCGACTTCGGCGGCTTTCGCACCGATCCTCCTCCGCCGGACCTGAAGGGAGGAGCGCGTCGCCGGGCGGAGTATCAGTACAAGCTCTACCAGGACTGGACCTCGGGCCGTCTTCCCAAAATGCTCTTGCTGCAGATTCAGCACGCCAATCCCTATTACGACGACTCCTACGCGGTGAACTCTGCGAACGTAGGTCCCTACGGCGATGCGATCGTAAAAGAGCTGATTCCCGAAGTGGAACGCCGTTTCCGCGGCGTCGGGCAACCCTGGGCGCGAGCGCTTACCGGCGGATCTACCGGCGGATGGGAAGCCATCGCCGACCAGGTCTTTTATCCCGACCAGTTCAATGGCACCTGGTGCTTCTGTCCTGATCCGATCGACTTCCGCGCTTATCAGATCGTGAACATCTATGAAGATAAGAACGCGTTCTGGGAAGAAGGCGCGTTTGGCCGCGTGCCGCGCGCGGAGATGCGACGGCCGGACGGCTCGCTCGAAGCGGTCATGGAGCCTGCTGTGCGCCGTGAAGAGGTTATGGGCACGCACGGACGCTCGACCGAGCAATTCGGCATCTGGCAAGCCGTTTTTAGTCCCGTCGGCGCCGATGGTTATCCGAAACCGATTTGGGACCCGCGTACCGGAGTCATCGACCCGGCGGTCGCGAATTATTGGAAAGAACATTACGATCTCAACCACATCATGCAGCGGGACTGGGCGACTTTAGGGCCGAAGCTGACAGGCAAGCTGCACATTACCGTCGGCGATATGGATACCTGGTATTTGAACAATGCGGTGCATCTCTTCCAGGACTTCATCGACAGCCCGAAGAATCCCTATCGTGCAGCGACGTTCGAGTACGGCTACCGCCAGCCGCACTGTTATGCCGGCGGAGGAAACATCAGCTCCGGCGAATCGATCGCCACGATGTACCAGCGCATCATGCCG
- a CDS encoding PEP-CTERM sorting domain-containing protein has protein sequence MKLNRVLWCLSLFFVLCSIAFADDLPPGDPRMVIDDPICDSNVPCAPLVTPGVEFTFTAGADGNTATPGSFQVSGGNFFNLDVETFGAIDPSLVNCESNKFSCVVTDLGDVTDMFFSIPVCEAEVCSGGFPNGDVFTITLQGWQVEQEFFAIANLSSRPTSARISAPEPSVVLLLGTGVLAIVGRKRYMLRT, from the coding sequence ATGAAACTCAATCGAGTGCTCTGGTGTCTTAGCCTGTTTTTTGTTCTCTGCAGCATAGCCTTCGCCGACGATCTGCCGCCGGGCGATCCGCGAATGGTAATCGACGATCCGATTTGCGATAGCAACGTGCCATGCGCTCCGCTGGTTACTCCAGGAGTCGAGTTCACGTTTACCGCCGGTGCGGATGGCAACACCGCAACGCCGGGCAGCTTCCAGGTGAGCGGTGGGAATTTCTTCAACCTGGACGTCGAGACGTTCGGAGCAATCGACCCTTCACTCGTCAACTGCGAGAGCAACAAATTCAGTTGCGTGGTCACAGATCTTGGCGATGTGACGGATATGTTCTTCAGCATTCCGGTTTGCGAAGCCGAAGTTTGTTCCGGCGGATTCCCAAATGGGGACGTGTTTACGATCACTCTTCAAGGCTGGCAAGTTGAGCAGGAGTTCTTTGCCATTGCCAATTTGTCGAGCCGGCCGACTTCGGCACGGATCAGCGCGCCTGAACCTTCGGTGGTGCTGCTGCTGGGTACCGGCGTTTTAGCAATTGTTGGCCGCAAACGATATATGCTGCGAACCTAA
- a CDS encoding CPBP family intramembrane glutamic endopeptidase yields MANSIPDVMWRTHQETSRKPLIIAAGLYALLLVAFWYAALYFNMPARIGGHMPSSFAAFALILAPYWFFGFGLADLLVAKLKTRTARVLLPALLALPYPIFSIPRHEFRWIYLLAWIVIPVFTAALIDNIPESGNNASAFRWQDFVVLCIYFIPVEFGFLRGSFPYSGLGALPKLLLVDSALYSYLVVRRLDRVGYDFRVRLRDLAIGARECLFYAPIAILLGLLLHFLYPHTGVPAASRALGAVLITFFFVAIPEELFFRGVLQNLLESRIGHPRSWIIASVIFGLSHFNKPLPFNWRYVIMGSIAGLFYGRAWRDRRRLFASATTHTMVDVLWSLWFR; encoded by the coding sequence GTGGCAAATTCGATTCCGGATGTAATGTGGCGGACGCATCAAGAAACGTCGCGGAAGCCGCTGATTATCGCCGCTGGGCTATATGCTCTGCTGCTCGTCGCCTTCTGGTATGCGGCGCTGTACTTCAACATGCCCGCGCGCATCGGCGGGCACATGCCGAGCAGCTTTGCGGCATTCGCGCTCATTCTTGCGCCGTACTGGTTCTTCGGATTTGGCCTGGCAGACCTTTTGGTCGCGAAGTTGAAGACGCGAACTGCGCGAGTGCTTCTTCCTGCGCTGCTGGCGCTCCCCTATCCCATCTTCTCAATCCCGCGGCATGAATTTCGCTGGATCTATTTGCTTGCCTGGATCGTGATTCCGGTATTCACAGCTGCGTTGATCGACAACATTCCTGAATCGGGAAACAATGCGTCAGCTTTTCGATGGCAGGATTTTGTTGTCCTCTGCATCTACTTTATTCCGGTCGAGTTCGGATTCCTACGAGGCTCGTTTCCCTATTCGGGACTGGGAGCGCTGCCGAAGCTGTTGCTGGTCGATTCAGCCCTGTATTCCTATCTTGTTGTACGCCGTTTGGATCGTGTCGGCTACGACTTCCGCGTGCGTCTGCGCGACCTTGCGATCGGAGCGCGCGAGTGCCTCTTTTATGCGCCTATTGCGATCCTCCTTGGGCTCCTGCTTCATTTTTTGTATCCCCACACCGGAGTGCCGGCGGCGTCGCGTGCACTGGGCGCGGTACTGATTACGTTCTTCTTCGTCGCCATTCCGGAGGAGCTGTTCTTCCGCGGCGTGCTGCAAAACCTGCTGGAGTCCCGAATCGGCCATCCGCGTTCGTGGATCATTGCGTCCGTGATCTTTGGCTTGTCGCACTTCAACAAGCCGCTGCCGTTCAATTGGCGCTACGTAATCATGGGTAGCATCGCCGGCCTGTTCTATGGCCGAGCGTGGCGTGATCGGCGCCGCCTTTTCGCGTCGGCAACCACCCACACGATGGTCGACGTGCTGTGGTCGCTGTGGTTCCGATGA